A segment of the Desulfuromonas thiophila genome:
CTCCATCTACGGCCAGGAGCTGACCGCCACCACCTACAAGCTGGCGAAGATGAACCTCGCCATCCGGGGGATCGCCGGCAACCTCGGCGAAGTGCCGGCCGATACCTTCTTCAAGGATCAGCACCAAGACCTCAAGGCCGACTTCATCATGGCCAACCCGCCCTTCAACCTGAAGGAGTGGCGCGCAGCCGACGAGCTGACCCACGACCCGCGCTGGGCCGGGTACGACGTGCCGCCGACCGGCAACGCCAACTACGGCTGGATTCTGCACATGATCTCCAAGCTGTCGCAGAACGGCGTGGCCGGGTTCGTGCTGGCCAACGGTTCCATGTCCACCAACACCTCCGGTGAGGGCGCCATCCGCCAGAAGATCATCGAGAACGATCTGGTCGATTGCATGATCGCCCTGCCGGGGCAGCTGTTCTACACCACCCAGATTCCGGTCTGCCTGTGGTTTTTGACCAAGAATAAAAAGGCGCAGGTGATTGAGGGGCACACCGACAGCAACCACCGCGACCGCAAGGGTGAAACCCTGTTCATCGATGCCCGCAACCTGGGCACGATGGTGGATCGCACCCACAAGGAACTGACCGCCGACGACATCGCCGAGATCGCCCGCACCTACCATGCGTGGCGCGGTGTTCCCGCACCCGATTTTGATTCCGATTCTGTCGGGGCAGACCTGCGTGCCTGCCCTGGTTTATCTGTAGGGGCAGACCTGCGTGTCTGCCCAGACAAACAGGGCGAACACATAGGTTCGCCCCTACGGGAATTGAACGCGAATGCGTATGCAGATGTGGCGGGGTTTTGTAAATCCGCCACGCTGGAAGAAATCAGGGCCAACGATTACGTGCTGACACCGGGGC
Coding sequences within it:
- a CDS encoding type I restriction-modification system subunit M, with protein sequence MAKQPATPKKQKSFEQTLWDTADKLRGSVESSEYKHVVLSLIFLKFVSDKFEQRKAELIAEGKEAYLDMVDFYTMKNVFYLPEESRWSYIQKHAKQDDIAVKIDTALHTVEKNNKALRGALPDNYFSRLGIDVSKLAALIDSINNIDTVGDKEEDVVGRVYEYFLGKFAATEGKGGGEFYTPKCVVNLIAEMIEPYKGKIYDPCCGSGGMFVQSVRFVESHQGNKKDVSIYGQELTATTYKLAKMNLAIRGIAGNLGEVPADTFFKDQHQDLKADFIMANPPFNLKEWRAADELTHDPRWAGYDVPPTGNANYGWILHMISKLSQNGVAGFVLANGSMSTNTSGEGAIRQKIIENDLVDCMIALPGQLFYTTQIPVCLWFLTKNKKAQVIEGHTDSNHRDRKGETLFIDARNLGTMVDRTHKELTADDIAEIARTYHAWRGVPAPDFDSDSVGADLRACPGLSVGADLRVCPDKQGEHIGSPLRELNANAYADVAGFCKSATLEEIRANDYVLTPGRYVGAAEIEDDGVPFEEKMLELTQTLYRQMEESEKLDAVIRENLEALGYGG